One part of the Phoenix dactylifera cultivar Barhee BC4 chromosome 4, palm_55x_up_171113_PBpolish2nd_filt_p, whole genome shotgun sequence genome encodes these proteins:
- the LOC120110669 gene encoding uncharacterized protein LOC120110669 encodes MDSAMITARSIPDTSKIESFNGMHFKKWQDRVYFVLDMLNFAQYLNKSKPIEGSEDFDSKLKEWKHGNKICRHTILSTLSNELFDVYCSYKEAAEIWENLHKKYVLEDAGVQKYAIGNFLHFQMSEDRDASSQIHDFHRLVTALKNENIILQKVFLAGCLIEKLPESWKDYKNSMKHKRKHMSLEDVIVHIRIEEQNHVRPRTIGQGNDFQSKCNSQQTRLRKRNDISTKPNANLVETDIIATVVSETNMGMGGKDWVVDSGATRHICGNRSTFTFYTLLNEGEEQVFMGDLRPSLVAGKEKVLIKLTSGKSFP; translated from the exons ATGGATTCTGCTATGATTACTGCTAGATCaattcctgatacttcaaaAATTGAAAGTTTCAATGGCATGCATTTTAAGAAATGGCAAGATCGTGTTTATTTTGTATTGGATATGCTTAATTTTGCTCAGTATTTAAATAAGTCAAAACCGATAGAAGGGTCTGAAGATTTTGACTCTAAACTCAAAGAGTGGAAACATGGAAATAAAATCTGTAGGCACACAATTCTGAGTACACTGTCAAATGAACTTTTTGATGTCTACTGTTCATACAAAGAAGCTGCAGAAATTTGGGAGAATCTACATAAAAAATATGTGTTAGAAGATGCTGGAGTACAGAAATATGCTATAGGAAATTTTTTGCACTTTCAAATGTCCGAGGATAGGGATGCGTCATCCCAAATTCATGATTTCCATAGGCTAGTCACTGCTCTTAAAAATGAAAACATAATACTTCAAAAAGTTTTTCTAGCCGGCTGTTTGATTGAAAAATTACCTGAGTCTTGGAAAGATTATAAAAATAGCATGAAACACAAAAGGAAACACATGAGTCTTGAAgatgttattgttcatattagaATTGAAGAACAAAATCATGTCAGACCGAGAACAATTGGCCAAGGAAATGACTTCCAAAGCAAATGTAATAGTCAGCAAACCAG GCTTAGGAAAAGGAATGATATATCTACTAAACCAAATGCTAACTTGGTGGAGACAGATATTATTGCAACAGTTGTGTCTGAAACCAACATGGGTATGGGAGGAAAGGACTGGGTGGTAGACTCTGGGGCTACCAGACATATTTGTGGCAATAGGAGTACATTTACTTTCTACACTCTATTGAATGAAGGCGAAGAACAAGTGTTCATGGGTGATTTGAGACCCTCGCTAGTGGCTGGCAAAGAAAAAGTTCTCATCAAGCTAACATCAGGAAAGTCCTTTCCCTGA